Proteins encoded together in one Falco peregrinus isolate bFalPer1 chromosome 2, bFalPer1.pri, whole genome shotgun sequence window:
- the SRRM4 gene encoding serine/arginine repetitive matrix protein 4 isoform X3 — MASVQQGEKQLFEKFWRGTFKAVATPRPESIIVASITARKPLSSGTLSCLPYPAEDRCAEKLSGRAVKEASTTNGCAKGKERQDHAHCRSRSPSCDGERAPPPARGKKKKKKSSRKKRRRSPSYSPSPVKKKKKKSSKKRKRNRLSSKKRRHSSSSPKSKRKEERKHKKHSRGRARKSHRRHHCHSRSESSDSHSPSCRSRHRARSREEGHKAQRRHSRYRSKIVAKRSSSSEVQASQKASQTLPLYSFLSPKEVISQSGSSADLFTKTDSSPGNLASQNGEYHEYDSGNDTSSPPSTQTSSSRSKDSQEKRSLVHDGFGHAFSSGKPKLANSDNSSDSGNSFTSCFSQTKGTALENLSPDAQGQDRSCSEEKKQNFLPSPTPSSLLRPCSRSESYTSTGRSSPGSSRSRSSHRKASPRYSRSRSCSSEKSRSSSSSPSYSSKSCKKSPGSRSSRPRRSPSYSHYSRSRDREREHKYSSSEKESHRERDRQQRRRSYSPLRKRRRDSPSHLEARRITSARKRPIPYYRPSPSSSSASSYSSWYSSFSRSPSRSRSYSSYRTSRSRSWSSSSTEGRSRSRSSGPRSSRSRSRSYDSGGSSNSLRR; from the exons cGGGACGCTCAGCTGCCTGCCGTACCCTGCAGAGGACAGATGTGCTGAAAAGCTGAGTGGCCGTGCAGTCAAGGAGGCCTCCACCACCAACGGCTGTGcgaaagggaaggagaggcaagACCATGCTCACTGCAGGTCGCGCAG cccctcatgCGATGGGGAGCGTGCACCACCGCCAGCccgggggaagaagaagaagaagaaatccaGCCGCAAGAAGCGAAGGAG GTCTCCCTCATACAGCCCCTCGCCtgtgaagaagaagaagaagaaaagctccAAGAAGCgaaaaagaaacag GTTATCCTCAAAGAAGAGAAGACACAG TTCTTCAAGCCCCAAAagtaagagaaaggaagaaagaaaacacaaaaaaca CTCACGTGGGCGTGCCCGGAAATCTCATCGCCGTCACCACTGCCACTCTCGCTCAGAGAGCTCAGACTCCCATTCCCCCAGCTGCCGAAGCAG GCACAGAGCCAGGTCTCGGGAGGAAGGGCATAAAGCACAGCGAAGACACTCCCGGTACCGTTCAAAGATCGTGGCAAAGCGAAGCTCCTCTTCAGAGGTTCAGGCCAGCCAAAAAGCCAGCCAAACCCTTCCGCTCTACAGCTTCCTGTCTCCTAAGGAAGTA atctCTCAGTCAGGGTCTTCTGCTGACCTCTTTACCAAAACAGACAGCTCGCCTGGCAACCTAGCCAGCCAGAATGGAGAGTATCATGAATATGACTCAGGAAACGAtacttcctcccctccctccactCAAACGAGCTCATCCAGGTCAAAGGACAGCCAGGAGAAAAGAAGTCTAGTCCATGATGGCTTTGGCCATGCCTTCTCGTCCGGGAAGCCCAAACTGGCCAACAGCGATAACAGCTCTGATTCAGGAAATTCCTTCACCAGTTGCTTTTCCCAGACCAAGGGAACAGCTTTGGAAAATCTGTCTCCAGATGCCCAGGGACAAGACCGAAG CTGCTCGGAGGAGAAGAAGCAAAACTTCCTCCCGTCCCCAAcgcccagctccctgctgaggCCGTGCTCCCGCAGTGAGTCGtacaccagcacaggcagatCCTCCCCTGGCTCCAGTCGCTCCCGCTCCTCACACCGCAAGGCCTCTCCCAGGTACTCCCGAAGTAGGTCCTGCTCTTCAGAAAAGAG CAGGTCGTCTTCAAGTTCCCCCAGCTATTCCTCCAAATCCTGCAAAAAAAGTCCTGGGAGCAGGAGTTCAAGACCTCGTCGGAGCCCCAGTTACTCCCACTACAGCCGTAGCAG AGACCGTGAGCGAGAGCACAAGTACAGCTCCAGCGAGAAGGAGTCGCACAGGGAGCGTGACCGGCAGCAGCGGCGACGGTCCTATTCACCTCTGAGGAAACGCAGGAGAGACTCTCCCAGCCACCTTGAAGCTCGGCGTATTACGAG TGCCCGCAAACGCCCCATCCCCTACTACCGTCCCAGTCCCTcctccagcagtgccagcagctacTCCTCCTGGTACAGCAGCTTTAGCCGCTCCCCAAGCCGGAGCCGGAGCTACTCCAGCTACCGGACAAGCCGAAGCCgaagctggagcagcagcagcaccgagGGCAGGAGCCGCAGCCGGAGTTCAGGCCCCAGGAGCAGccgcagcaggagcaggagctaTGACTCAGGAGGCAGCTCCAACAGCCTGCGTCGCTAG
- the SRRM4 gene encoding serine/arginine repetitive matrix protein 4 isoform X4, which produces MASVQQGEKQLFEKFWRGTFKAVATPRPESIIVASITARKPLSSGTLSCLPYPAEDRCAEKLSGRAVKEASTTNGCAKGKERQDHAHCRSRSPSCDGERAPPPARGKKKKKKSSRKKRRRSPSYSPSPVKKKKKKSSKKRKRNRLSSKKRRHSSRGRARKSHRRHHCHSRSESSDSHSPSCRSRHRARSREEGHKAQRRHSRYRSKIVAKRSSSSEVQASQKASQTLPLYSFLSPKEVISQSGSSADLFTKTDSSPGNLASQNGEYHEYDSGNDTSSPPSTQTSSSRSKDSQEKRSLVHDGFGHAFSSGKPKLANSDNSSDSGNSFTSCFSQTKGTALENLSPDAQGQDRRGCLSLCLSCSEEKKQNFLPSPTPSSLLRPCSRSESYTSTGRSSPGSSRSRSSHRKASPRYSRSRSCSSEKSRSSSSSPSYSSKSCKKSPGSRSSRPRRSPSYSHYSRSRDREREHKYSSSEKESHRERDRQQRRRSYSPLRKRRRDSPSHLEARRITSARKRPIPYYRPSPSSSSASSYSSWYSSFSRSPSRSRSYSSYRTSRSRSWSSSSTEGRSRSRSSGPRSSRSRSRSYDSGGSSNSLRR; this is translated from the exons cGGGACGCTCAGCTGCCTGCCGTACCCTGCAGAGGACAGATGTGCTGAAAAGCTGAGTGGCCGTGCAGTCAAGGAGGCCTCCACCACCAACGGCTGTGcgaaagggaaggagaggcaagACCATGCTCACTGCAGGTCGCGCAG cccctcatgCGATGGGGAGCGTGCACCACCGCCAGCccgggggaagaagaagaagaagaaatccaGCCGCAAGAAGCGAAGGAG GTCTCCCTCATACAGCCCCTCGCCtgtgaagaagaagaagaagaaaagctccAAGAAGCgaaaaagaaacag GTTATCCTCAAAGAAGAGAAGACACAG CTCACGTGGGCGTGCCCGGAAATCTCATCGCCGTCACCACTGCCACTCTCGCTCAGAGAGCTCAGACTCCCATTCCCCCAGCTGCCGAAGCAG GCACAGAGCCAGGTCTCGGGAGGAAGGGCATAAAGCACAGCGAAGACACTCCCGGTACCGTTCAAAGATCGTGGCAAAGCGAAGCTCCTCTTCAGAGGTTCAGGCCAGCCAAAAAGCCAGCCAAACCCTTCCGCTCTACAGCTTCCTGTCTCCTAAGGAAGTA atctCTCAGTCAGGGTCTTCTGCTGACCTCTTTACCAAAACAGACAGCTCGCCTGGCAACCTAGCCAGCCAGAATGGAGAGTATCATGAATATGACTCAGGAAACGAtacttcctcccctccctccactCAAACGAGCTCATCCAGGTCAAAGGACAGCCAGGAGAAAAGAAGTCTAGTCCATGATGGCTTTGGCCATGCCTTCTCGTCCGGGAAGCCCAAACTGGCCAACAGCGATAACAGCTCTGATTCAGGAAATTCCTTCACCAGTTGCTTTTCCCAGACCAAGGGAACAGCTTTGGAAAATCTGTCTCCAGATGCCCAGGGACAAGACCGAAG AGGGTGCCTGTCCTTGTGTCTCAGCTGCTCGGAGGAGAAGAAGCAAAACTTCCTCCCGTCCCCAAcgcccagctccctgctgaggCCGTGCTCCCGCAGTGAGTCGtacaccagcacaggcagatCCTCCCCTGGCTCCAGTCGCTCCCGCTCCTCACACCGCAAGGCCTCTCCCAGGTACTCCCGAAGTAGGTCCTGCTCTTCAGAAAAGAG CAGGTCGTCTTCAAGTTCCCCCAGCTATTCCTCCAAATCCTGCAAAAAAAGTCCTGGGAGCAGGAGTTCAAGACCTCGTCGGAGCCCCAGTTACTCCCACTACAGCCGTAGCAG AGACCGTGAGCGAGAGCACAAGTACAGCTCCAGCGAGAAGGAGTCGCACAGGGAGCGTGACCGGCAGCAGCGGCGACGGTCCTATTCACCTCTGAGGAAACGCAGGAGAGACTCTCCCAGCCACCTTGAAGCTCGGCGTATTACGAG TGCCCGCAAACGCCCCATCCCCTACTACCGTCCCAGTCCCTcctccagcagtgccagcagctacTCCTCCTGGTACAGCAGCTTTAGCCGCTCCCCAAGCCGGAGCCGGAGCTACTCCAGCTACCGGACAAGCCGAAGCCgaagctggagcagcagcagcaccgagGGCAGGAGCCGCAGCCGGAGTTCAGGCCCCAGGAGCAGccgcagcaggagcaggagctaTGACTCAGGAGGCAGCTCCAACAGCCTGCGTCGCTAG
- the SRRM4 gene encoding serine/arginine repetitive matrix protein 4 isoform X1 has product MASVQQGEKQLFEKFWRGTFKAVATPRPESIIVASITARKPLSSGTLSCLPYPAEDRCAEKLSGRAVKEASTTNGCAKGKERQDHAHCRSRSPSCDGERAPPPARGKKKKKKSSRKKRRRSPSYSPSPVKKKKKKSSKKRKRNRLSSKKRRHSSSSPKSKRKEERKHKKHSRGRARKSHRRHHCHSRSESSDSHSPSCRSRHRARSREEGHKAQRRHSRYRSKIVAKRSSSSEVQASQKASQTLPLYSFLSPKEVISQSGSSADLFTKTDSSPGNLASQNGEYHEYDSGNDTSSPPSTQTSSSRSKDSQEKRSLVHDGFGHAFSSGKPKLANSDNSSDSGNSFTSCFSQTKGTALENLSPDAQGQDRRGCLSLCLSCSEEKKQNFLPSPTPSSLLRPCSRSESYTSTGRSSPGSSRSRSSHRKASPRYSRSRSCSSEKSRSSSSSPSYSSKSCKKSPGSRSSRPRRSPSYSHYSRSRDREREHKYSSSEKESHRERDRQQRRRSYSPLRKRRRDSPSHLEARRITSARKRPIPYYRPSPSSSSASSYSSWYSSFSRSPSRSRSYSSYRTSRSRSWSSSSTEGRSRSRSSGPRSSRSRSRSYDSGGSSNSLRR; this is encoded by the exons cGGGACGCTCAGCTGCCTGCCGTACCCTGCAGAGGACAGATGTGCTGAAAAGCTGAGTGGCCGTGCAGTCAAGGAGGCCTCCACCACCAACGGCTGTGcgaaagggaaggagaggcaagACCATGCTCACTGCAGGTCGCGCAG cccctcatgCGATGGGGAGCGTGCACCACCGCCAGCccgggggaagaagaagaagaagaaatccaGCCGCAAGAAGCGAAGGAG GTCTCCCTCATACAGCCCCTCGCCtgtgaagaagaagaagaagaaaagctccAAGAAGCgaaaaagaaacag GTTATCCTCAAAGAAGAGAAGACACAG TTCTTCAAGCCCCAAAagtaagagaaaggaagaaagaaaacacaaaaaaca CTCACGTGGGCGTGCCCGGAAATCTCATCGCCGTCACCACTGCCACTCTCGCTCAGAGAGCTCAGACTCCCATTCCCCCAGCTGCCGAAGCAG GCACAGAGCCAGGTCTCGGGAGGAAGGGCATAAAGCACAGCGAAGACACTCCCGGTACCGTTCAAAGATCGTGGCAAAGCGAAGCTCCTCTTCAGAGGTTCAGGCCAGCCAAAAAGCCAGCCAAACCCTTCCGCTCTACAGCTTCCTGTCTCCTAAGGAAGTA atctCTCAGTCAGGGTCTTCTGCTGACCTCTTTACCAAAACAGACAGCTCGCCTGGCAACCTAGCCAGCCAGAATGGAGAGTATCATGAATATGACTCAGGAAACGAtacttcctcccctccctccactCAAACGAGCTCATCCAGGTCAAAGGACAGCCAGGAGAAAAGAAGTCTAGTCCATGATGGCTTTGGCCATGCCTTCTCGTCCGGGAAGCCCAAACTGGCCAACAGCGATAACAGCTCTGATTCAGGAAATTCCTTCACCAGTTGCTTTTCCCAGACCAAGGGAACAGCTTTGGAAAATCTGTCTCCAGATGCCCAGGGACAAGACCGAAG AGGGTGCCTGTCCTTGTGTCTCAGCTGCTCGGAGGAGAAGAAGCAAAACTTCCTCCCGTCCCCAAcgcccagctccctgctgaggCCGTGCTCCCGCAGTGAGTCGtacaccagcacaggcagatCCTCCCCTGGCTCCAGTCGCTCCCGCTCCTCACACCGCAAGGCCTCTCCCAGGTACTCCCGAAGTAGGTCCTGCTCTTCAGAAAAGAG CAGGTCGTCTTCAAGTTCCCCCAGCTATTCCTCCAAATCCTGCAAAAAAAGTCCTGGGAGCAGGAGTTCAAGACCTCGTCGGAGCCCCAGTTACTCCCACTACAGCCGTAGCAG AGACCGTGAGCGAGAGCACAAGTACAGCTCCAGCGAGAAGGAGTCGCACAGGGAGCGTGACCGGCAGCAGCGGCGACGGTCCTATTCACCTCTGAGGAAACGCAGGAGAGACTCTCCCAGCCACCTTGAAGCTCGGCGTATTACGAG TGCCCGCAAACGCCCCATCCCCTACTACCGTCCCAGTCCCTcctccagcagtgccagcagctacTCCTCCTGGTACAGCAGCTTTAGCCGCTCCCCAAGCCGGAGCCGGAGCTACTCCAGCTACCGGACAAGCCGAAGCCgaagctggagcagcagcagcaccgagGGCAGGAGCCGCAGCCGGAGTTCAGGCCCCAGGAGCAGccgcagcaggagcaggagctaTGACTCAGGAGGCAGCTCCAACAGCCTGCGTCGCTAG
- the SRRM4 gene encoding serine/arginine repetitive matrix protein 4 isoform X2 — protein sequence MASVQQGEKQLFEKFWRGTFKAVATPRPESIIVASITARKPLSSGTLSCLPYPAEDRCAEKLSGRAVKEASTTNGCAKGKERQDHAHCRSRSPSCDGERAPPPARGKKKKKKSSRKKRRRSPSYSPSPVKKKKKKSSKKRKRNRLSSKKRRHSSSSPKSKRKEERKHKKHSRGRARKSHRRHHCHSRSESSDSHSPSCRSRHRARSREEGHKAQRRHSRYRSKIVAKRSSSSEVQASQKASQTLPLYSFLSPKEVISQSGSSADLFTKTDSSPGNLASQNGEYHEYDSGNDTSSPPSTQTSSSRSKDSQEKRSLVHDGFGHAFSSGKPKLANSDNSSDSGNSFTSCFSQTKGTALENLSPDAQGQDRRGCLSLCLSCSEEKKQNFLPSPTPSSLLRPCSRSESYTSTGRSSPGSSRSRSSHRKASPRYSRSRSCSSEKRSSSSSPSYSSKSCKKSPGSRSSRPRRSPSYSHYSRSRDREREHKYSSSEKESHRERDRQQRRRSYSPLRKRRRDSPSHLEARRITSARKRPIPYYRPSPSSSSASSYSSWYSSFSRSPSRSRSYSSYRTSRSRSWSSSSTEGRSRSRSSGPRSSRSRSRSYDSGGSSNSLRR from the exons cGGGACGCTCAGCTGCCTGCCGTACCCTGCAGAGGACAGATGTGCTGAAAAGCTGAGTGGCCGTGCAGTCAAGGAGGCCTCCACCACCAACGGCTGTGcgaaagggaaggagaggcaagACCATGCTCACTGCAGGTCGCGCAG cccctcatgCGATGGGGAGCGTGCACCACCGCCAGCccgggggaagaagaagaagaagaaatccaGCCGCAAGAAGCGAAGGAG GTCTCCCTCATACAGCCCCTCGCCtgtgaagaagaagaagaagaaaagctccAAGAAGCgaaaaagaaacag GTTATCCTCAAAGAAGAGAAGACACAG TTCTTCAAGCCCCAAAagtaagagaaaggaagaaagaaaacacaaaaaaca CTCACGTGGGCGTGCCCGGAAATCTCATCGCCGTCACCACTGCCACTCTCGCTCAGAGAGCTCAGACTCCCATTCCCCCAGCTGCCGAAGCAG GCACAGAGCCAGGTCTCGGGAGGAAGGGCATAAAGCACAGCGAAGACACTCCCGGTACCGTTCAAAGATCGTGGCAAAGCGAAGCTCCTCTTCAGAGGTTCAGGCCAGCCAAAAAGCCAGCCAAACCCTTCCGCTCTACAGCTTCCTGTCTCCTAAGGAAGTA atctCTCAGTCAGGGTCTTCTGCTGACCTCTTTACCAAAACAGACAGCTCGCCTGGCAACCTAGCCAGCCAGAATGGAGAGTATCATGAATATGACTCAGGAAACGAtacttcctcccctccctccactCAAACGAGCTCATCCAGGTCAAAGGACAGCCAGGAGAAAAGAAGTCTAGTCCATGATGGCTTTGGCCATGCCTTCTCGTCCGGGAAGCCCAAACTGGCCAACAGCGATAACAGCTCTGATTCAGGAAATTCCTTCACCAGTTGCTTTTCCCAGACCAAGGGAACAGCTTTGGAAAATCTGTCTCCAGATGCCCAGGGACAAGACCGAAG AGGGTGCCTGTCCTTGTGTCTCAGCTGCTCGGAGGAGAAGAAGCAAAACTTCCTCCCGTCCCCAAcgcccagctccctgctgaggCCGTGCTCCCGCAGTGAGTCGtacaccagcacaggcagatCCTCCCCTGGCTCCAGTCGCTCCCGCTCCTCACACCGCAAGGCCTCTCCCAGGTACTCCCGAAGTAGGTCCTGCTCTTCAGAAAAGAG GTCGTCTTCAAGTTCCCCCAGCTATTCCTCCAAATCCTGCAAAAAAAGTCCTGGGAGCAGGAGTTCAAGACCTCGTCGGAGCCCCAGTTACTCCCACTACAGCCGTAGCAG AGACCGTGAGCGAGAGCACAAGTACAGCTCCAGCGAGAAGGAGTCGCACAGGGAGCGTGACCGGCAGCAGCGGCGACGGTCCTATTCACCTCTGAGGAAACGCAGGAGAGACTCTCCCAGCCACCTTGAAGCTCGGCGTATTACGAG TGCCCGCAAACGCCCCATCCCCTACTACCGTCCCAGTCCCTcctccagcagtgccagcagctacTCCTCCTGGTACAGCAGCTTTAGCCGCTCCCCAAGCCGGAGCCGGAGCTACTCCAGCTACCGGACAAGCCGAAGCCgaagctggagcagcagcagcaccgagGGCAGGAGCCGCAGCCGGAGTTCAGGCCCCAGGAGCAGccgcagcaggagcaggagctaTGACTCAGGAGGCAGCTCCAACAGCCTGCGTCGCTAG